One genomic segment of Coffea arabica cultivar ET-39 chromosome 6e, Coffea Arabica ET-39 HiFi, whole genome shotgun sequence includes these proteins:
- the LOC113697172 gene encoding endoribonuclease Dicer homolog 1-like isoform X2, which yields MSFRKRPRDGDEMDWCHKDRMRRRQQHYGSSRKDTDWREARGYWERDKERNEMVFHLGSWEADQNRAGMTAPQRSCSGSEGTEKEAEEPNGINKLPEEQARQYQLDVLEQAKTKNTIAFLETGAGKTLIAVLLIRSISSDLQSKNKKMLAVFLVPKVPLVYQQAEVIRERTGYQVGHYCGEMGQDFWDARRWQREFETKQVLVMTAQILLNILRHSIIKMEAIDLLILDECHHAVKKHPYSLVMSEFYHTTSKEQRPSVFGMTASPVNLKGVSSQIDCAIKIRNLECKLDSVVCTVKDRKELERHVPMPSEVVVEYDKATSLWSLHEQIKQMEVAVEEAAQSSSRRSKWQFMGARDAGAKEELRQVYGVSERTESDGAANLIQKLRAVNYALGELGQWCAYKVAQSFLAGLQNDERANYQLDVKFQESYLSKVVSLLQCQLSEGAVSESNSRIGDLVGFETSESSLSEEIEEGELPDSHVVSGGEHVDVIIGAAVADGKVTPKVQSLIKILLKYQHTDDFRAIVFVERVVAALVLPKVFAELPSLSFIKSASLIGHNNSQEMRTSQLQDAIAKFRDGRVTLLVATSVAEEGLDIRQCNVVIRFDLAKTVLAYIQSRGRARKPGSDYILMVERGNLSHEAFLRNARNSEETLRKEAIERTDISHLNGTSKLGEVTENTVYQVESTGAVVSLNSAVGLIHFYCSQLPSDRYSILRPEFIMQRHEKPGGPTGYSCRLQLPCNAPFEELEGPVCGSMRVAQQAVCLAACKKLHEMGAFTDMLLPDKGSGADLEKVEKNDEGDPLPGTARHREFYPEGVAKVLQGDWILTGRDSCDYSKFFHLYMYEVKCVNFGSSKDPFLTQVSEFAVLFGNELDAEVLSMSMDLFIARTVITKASLIYRGPLEITEIQLALLKSFHVRLMSIVLDVDVEPSTTPWDPAKAYLFVPTTCNKTTDPIKDIDWDLIERITNTDAWRNPIQRARPDVCLGTNERALGGDRREYGFGKLRHGITYGLKSHPTYGIRGAIAQFDVVEASGLLPNRNTLEVSVQGVLNKDKLMMADSCVSAEDLVGKIITAAHSGKRFFVDSVRYDMTAENPFPRKEGYLGPLEYSSYADYYKQKYGVHLIFKQQPLIRGRGVSYCKNLLSPRFEHAEAHDNESDENLDKTYYVFLPPELCFVHPLPGSLVRGAQRLPSIMRRVESMLLAVQLKHIIGHPVPASKILEALTAASCQETFCYERAELLGDAYLKWVVSRFLFLQYPQKHEGQLTRMRQQMVSNMVLYQYALNKGLQSYIQADRFAPSRWAAPGVLPVFDEEMKETEASLFDPQVLHDDTRAGKDLDDGLYEDDELEDGELESDSSSYRVLSSKTLADVVEALIGVYYVEGGKIAANHVMKWIGIEVDFDLKESDYLIRPNSVPENVLRSIDFDVLETTLNIKFIDRSLLVEAITHASRPSSGVSCYQRLEFVGDAVLDHLITRHLFFTYTDLPPGRLTDLRAAAVNNENFARVAVKHNLHTHLRHGSSALEKQIRDFVKEVQNELSKPGFNSFGLGDCKAPKVLGDIVESIAGAVFLDSGRDTAAVWRVFQPLLEPMVTPETLPMHPVRELQERCQQQAEGLEYKATRSGNLATVEVYVDGVQVGLAQNPQKKMAQKLAARNALVALKEKEKAEAKENDTDDGKRRRNGSQTFTRQTLNDICLRRNWPMPSYRGWTDECIGDPMPSVKKAKDSAAVLLLELLNKWYA from the exons atgtCATTTAGGAAGAGACCTCGTGATGGAGATGAGATGGATTGGTGCCACAAAGATCGGATGAGAAGGAGACAACAACACTATGGGAGCAGCCGGAAAGACACAGATTGGAGGGAAGCCAGGGGCTATTGGGAGAGAGATAAGGAAAGGAATGAGATGGTCTTCCACTTGGGTTCTTGGGAAGCTGATCAAAACAGAGCTGGCATGACAGCGCCACAGAGAAGTTGCAGTGGCAGCGAAGGGACAGAGAAGGAAGCTGAAGAGCCAAATGGAATTAACAAACTCCCTGAAGAGCAGGCGCGGCAATACCAATTGGATGTTCTTGAACAGGCAAAGACTAAGAACACAATTGCTTTCCTGGAAACTGGGGCAGGAAAAACACTCATTGCTGTCCTCCTTATTAGGAGTATTTCTAGTGACTTGCAGAGCAAGAACAAGAAAATGCTGGCTGTATTTCTAGTTCCTAAAGTTCCACTTGTTTATCAG CAAGCAGAAGTAATTCGTGAGAGAACGGGTTATCAAGTTGGTCACTATTGTGGTGAAATGGGCCAAGACTTCTGGGATGCACGAAGGTGGCAGCGAGAGTTTGAAACCAAACAG GTTTTAGTCATGACGGCTCAAATTCTCTTGAATATATTGAGACACAGCATAATAAAAATGGAAGCTATTGATCTACTTATTCTGGATGAATGTCATCATGCTGTCAAGAAACATCCATATTCTTTAGTGATGTCTGAGTTCTATCATACAACGTCAAAGGAGCAGAGGCCATCTGTTTTTGGAATGACAGCTTCTCCTGTTAACTTGAAGG GTGTTTCAAGCCAAATAGACTGCGCAATTAAGATTCGTAATCTAGAATGTAAGTTAGATTCAGTAGTTTGTACAGTAAAGGATCGTAAAGAGCTCGAGAGACACGTGCCAATGCCCTCAGAAGTTGTAGTTGAATATGACAAAGCTACTAGTTTGTGGTCCCTCCATGAACAGATAAAGCAAATGGAAGTGGCAGTTGAAGAAGCTGCTCAATCAagctctaggaggagtaaatgGCAATTTATGGGAGCAAGAGATGCTGGTGCAAAGGAAGAGCTGCGCCAAGTATATGGTGTATCTGAAAGAACTGAAAGTGATGGAGCTGCTAACTTAATTCAAAAGCTGAGGGCCGTCAACTATGCACTTGGAGAACTAGGACAGTGGTGTGCTTATAAG GTTGCACAATCATTTTTAGCTGGTTTACAAAATGATGAAAGAGCAAATTACCAACTAGATGTCAAATTTCAAGAATCGTATCTAAGTAAAGTTGTTTCCCTCTTGCAATGCCAATTATCTGAGGGAGCTGTAAGtgaaagtaactcaagaattggaGATTTGGTTGGTTTTGAAACTTCAGAGAGCAGTTTGTCTGAAGAGATAGAGGAGGGAGAACTTCCTGACAGTCACG TTGTCTCTGGCGGAGAACATGTTGATGTGATAATTGGAGCCGCTGTTGCTGATGGGAAAGTGACACCAAAAGTGCAGTCGTTGATTAAAATACTTCTGAAATATCAGCATACAGATGATTTTCGTGCAATCGTTTTTGTGGAACGTGTTGTGGCTGCCTTAGTTCTTCCAAAG GTTTTTGCAGAGCTTCCTTCCCTGAGTTTTATCAAGTCAGCAAGTTTGATTGGGCATAACAATAGTCAAGAGATGCGGACAAGTCAATTGCAGGATGCAATAGCAAAATTCCGAGATGGCCGT GTTACCTTGTTAGTTGCCACTAGTGTTGCTGAGGAAGGACTTGATATTAGGCAGTGCAATGTTGTCATCCGCTTTGACCTGGCAAAAACTGTTCTAGCATACATTCAGTCCAGGGGCCGAGCTAGAAAGCCTGGATCAGATTACATTTTGATGGTTGAGAG AGGAAATTTATCACATGAAGCATTTCTAAGAAATGCTAGAAATAGTGAAGAAACCTTGCGAAAAGAAGCAATTGAGAGGACGGATATTAGTCATCTTAATGGTACATCTAAGCTGGGGGAGGTGACAGAAAATACAGTCTATCAAGTGGAGTCTACGGGTGCTGTGGTCAGTTTAAATTCTGCTGTTGGACTCATCCACTTTTACTGTTCGCAGCTGCCGAGTGACAG GTACTCAATACTTCGCCCTGAGTTTATTATGCAGCGCCATGAGAAGCCAGGAGGACCTACTGGATATTCATGCAGGCTTCAGCTTCCCTGTAATGCACCATTTGAGGAACTTGAGGGTCCTGTCTGCGGCTCAATGCGTGTTGCACAACAG GCTGTCTGTTTAGCTGCTTGCAAGAAGCTCCATGAGATGGGAGCATTTACTGACATGCTCTTGCCTGACAAGGGAAGTGGGGCAGATCTTGAGAAAGttgaaaaaaatgatgaagGGGATCCGCTTCCTGGAACTGCTAGGCATAGGGAGTTCTACCCTGAAGGCGTTGCTAAAGTTCTTCAG GGAGATTGGATCTTAACTGGGAGAGATAGTTGTGACTACTCCAAATTCTTTCACCTGTATATGTATGAGGTCAAATGTGTTAATTTTGGTTCCTCAAAGGATCCATTCTTAACTCAAGTTTCAGAGTTTGCGGTGTTGTTTGGCAATGAGCTGGATGCAGAG GTGTTATCGATGTCAATGGATCTATTTATTGCTCGAACTGTAATCACAAAAGCTTCACTTATCTAtcgaggcccactagaaattactgAAATTCAG TTAGCTTTGCTCAAGAGCTTCCATGTAAGACTAATGAGCATAGTACTGGATGTGGATGTTGAACCATCCACTACTCCATGGGATCCTGCGAAGGCTTATTTATTTGTTCCAACGACCTGCAACAAAACTACTGATCCGATAAAAGATATTGACTGGGATCTGATTGAGAGAATAACAAACACAGATGCATGGCGCAATCCCATCCAGAGAGCTCGACCAGATGTTTGTCTTGGGACAAACGAGCGAGCACTAGGTGGAGACCGTAGAGAATACGGGTTTGGGAAATTGCGGCATGGAATTACCTATGGCCTTAAATCCCATCCTACTTATGGTATCCGGGGAGCTATTGCACAGTTTGATGTTGTGGAAGCTTCTGGTTTGCTTCCTAATCGAAATACCCTTGAAGTTTCTGTTCAAGGGGTTTTAAACAAGGACAAATTGATGATGGCTGATTCTTGTGTTAGTGCGGAAGATTTAGTTGGGAAGATTATTACTGCAGCTCATTCAGGAAAGAGGTTTTTTGTTGATTCTGTGCGCTATGACATGACTGCAGAAAACCCATTTCCGAGGAAAGAAGGCTACCTTGGTCCTTTGGAGTACAGCTCTTATGCTGATTACTACAAGCAAAA GTATGGAGTTCATTTGATCTTCAAACAACAACCTCTAATAAGAGGCCGTGGTGTTTCATATTGCAAGAATCTTCTCTCCCCTCGGTTTGAACATGCAGAAG CTCATGACAATGAATCTGATGAGAACCTGGATAAGACATACTATGTTTTTCTCCCTCCTGAGCTGTGTTTTGTACATCCTCTTCCTGGATCGCTAGTACGGGGTGCTCAAAGATTGCCATCAATTATGAGAAGGGTCGAAAGTATGCTGCTTGCAGTGCAGCTTAAGCATATAATTGGTCATCCAGTCCCTGCTTCAAAG ATACTGGAAGCTTTGACTGCTGCTTCTTGCCAGGAGACTTTCTGCTATGAACGAGCAGAACTATTGGGTGATGCTTATTTGAAATGGGTTGTTAGTCGATTTCTTTTTCTCCAGTATCCCCAGAAACATGAAGGCCAACTCACTCGAATGAGGCAGCAAATGGTCAGCAACATGGTGCTGTATCAGTATGCATTAAATAAGGGGCTTCAATCATACATTCAAGCAGATCGGTTTGCTCCATCTAGATGGGCTGCTCCAGGGGTGCTGCCTGTctttgatgaagaaatgaaggaaacagAAGCATCACTTTTTGATCCACAAGTTTTACATGATGACACGAGGGCAGGGAAGGATCTGGATGATGGTTTATATGAAGATGATGAACTTGAAGACGGTGAGCTGGAAAGCGATTCAAGTTCATATCGCGTCCTCTCTAGCAAAACACTGGCTGATGTTGTTGAGGCACTAATTGGTGTGTATTATGTTGAAGGtgggaaaattgcagcaaaccaCGTGATGAAATGGATTGGCATAGAGGTAGATTTTGATTTAAAGGAGAGTGATTATCTTATTAGGCCCAATAGTGTTCCAGAGAATGTTTTGAGGAGCATTGACTTTGATGTGTTGGAAACTACTTTGAACATCAAATTCATTGATAGGAGCTTATTGGTAGAGGCTATTACTCATGCTTCACGCCCTTCCTCTGGGGTGTCTTGTTACCAACGACTGGAGTTTGTAGGTGATGCTGTGTTGGATCATCTCATTACAAGACACTTATTCTTTACATATACAGATCTGCCTCCAGGACGCTTAACTGATTTGCGAGCCGCTGCTGTGAACAATGAAAATTTTGCACGTGTTGCTGTTAAACATAATCTTCATACACACCTTCGACATGGATCGAGTGCCCTTGAAAAACAG ATACGAGATTTTGTGAAAGAGGTCCAGAATGAGTTGTCGAAGCCAGGGTTTAACTCCTTTGGTTTAGGGGACTGCAAAGCTCCAAAAGTATTGGGCGATATTGTTGAATCAATTGCTGGTGCTGTCTTCCTTGACAGTGGGCGTGATACTGCAGCTGTATGGAGG GTATTCCAACCCCTACTGGAACCAATGGTCACTCCAGAAACCCTTCCAATGCATCCGGTAAGAGAACTGCAAGAAAGATGCCAGCAACAGGCTGAGGGCCTCGAATATAAAGCTACTAGGAGTGGCAATTTGGCAACAGTGGAAGTCTATGTTGATGGTGTTCAGGTTGGATTAGCTCAAAATCCACAAAAGAAAATGGCACAAAAATTGGCTGCTCGAAATGCCCTTGTTGCACTGAAGGAAAAGGAGAAAGCTGAAGCTAAGGAGAATGATACTGATGACGGCAAAAGGAGGAGGAATGGGAGCCAAACGTTTACAAGGCAGACACTAAACGATATCTGTTTGCGGAGAAATTGGCCAATGCCATCATATCG GGGATGGACGGATGAATGTATTGGAGATCCCATGCCAAGTGTCAAAAAAGCGAAGGATTCTGCTGCAGTTCTTCTCTTAGAATTGCTTAACAAGTGGTATGCGTGA
- the LOC113697172 gene encoding endoribonuclease Dicer homolog 1-like isoform X1 — MSFRKRPRDGDEMDWCHKDRMRRRQQHYGSSRKDTDWREARGYWERDKERNEMVFHLGSWEADQNRAGMTAPQRSCSGSEGTEKEAEEPNGINKLPEEQARQYQLDVLEQAKTKNTIAFLETGAGKTLIAVLLIRSISSDLQSKNKKMLAVFLVPKVPLVYQQAEVIRERTGYQVGHYCGEMGQDFWDARRWQREFETKQVLVMTAQILLNILRHSIIKMEAIDLLILDECHHAVKKHPYSLVMSEFYHTTSKEQRPSVFGMTASPVNLKGVSSQIDCAIKIRNLECKLDSVVCTVKDRKELERHVPMPSEVVVEYDKATSLWSLHEQIKQMEVAVEEAAQSSSRRSKWQFMGARDAGAKEELRQVYGVSERTESDGAANLIQKLRAVNYALGELGQWCAYKVAQSFLAGLQNDERANYQLDVKFQESYLSKVVSLLQCQLSEGAVSESNSRIGDLVGFETSESSLSEEIEEGELPDSHVVSGGEHVDVIIGAAVADGKVTPKVQSLIKILLKYQHTDDFRAIVFVERVVAALVLPKVFAELPSLSFIKSASLIGHNNSQEMRTSQLQDAIAKFRDGRVTLLVATSVAEEGLDIRQCNVVIRFDLAKTVLAYIQSRGRARKPGSDYILMVERGNLSHEAFLRNARNSEETLRKEAIERTDISHLNGTSKLGEVTENTVYQVESTGAVVSLNSAVGLIHFYCSQLPSDRYSILRPEFIMQRHEKPGGPTGYSCRLQLPCNAPFEELEGPVCGSMRVAQQAVCLAACKKLHEMGAFTDMLLPDKGSGADLEKVEKNDEGDPLPGTARHREFYPEGVAKVLQGDWILTGRDSCDYSKFFHLYMYEVKCVNFGSSKDPFLTQVSEFAVLFGNELDAEVLSMSMDLFIARTVITKASLIYRGPLEITEIQLALLKSFHVRLMSIVLDVDVEPSTTPWDPAKAYLFVPTTCNKTTDPIKDIDWDLIERITNTDAWRNPIQRARPDVCLGTNERALGGDRREYGFGKLRHGITYGLKSHPTYGIRGAIAQFDVVEASGLLPNRNTLEVSVQGVLNKDKLMMADSCVSAEDLVGKIITAAHSGKRFFVDSVRYDMTAENPFPRKEGYLGPLEYSSYADYYKQKYGVHLIFKQQPLIRGRGVSYCKNLLSPRFEHAEAHDNESDENLDKTYYVFLPPELCFVHPLPGSLVRGAQRLPSIMRRVESMLLAVQLKHIIGHPVPASKILEALTAASCQETFCYERAELLGDAYLKWVVSRFLFLQYPQKHEGQLTRMRQQMVSNMVLYQYALNKGLQSYIQADRFAPSRWAAPGVLPVFDEEMKETEASLFDPQVLHDDTRAGKDLDDGLYEDDELEDGELESDSSSYRVLSSKTLADVVEALIGVYYVEGGKIAANHVMKWIGIEVDFDLKESDYLIRPNSVPENVLRSIDFDVLETTLNIKFIDRSLLVEAITHASRPSSGVSCYQRLEFVGDAVLDHLITRHLFFTYTDLPPGRLTDLRAAAVNNENFARVAVKHNLHTHLRHGSSALEKQIRDFVKEVQNELSKPGFNSFGLGDCKAPKVLGDIVESIAGAVFLDSGRDTAAVWRVFQPLLEPMVTPETLPMHPVRELQERCQQQAEGLEYKATRSGNLATVEVYVDGVQVGLAQNPQKKMAQKLAARNALVALKEKEKAEAKENDTDDGKRRRNGSQTFTRQTLNDICLRRNWPMPSYRRVHEGGPAHAKRFTYAVCVKTSDRGWTDECIGDPMPSVKKAKDSAAVLLLELLNKWYA; from the exons atgtCATTTAGGAAGAGACCTCGTGATGGAGATGAGATGGATTGGTGCCACAAAGATCGGATGAGAAGGAGACAACAACACTATGGGAGCAGCCGGAAAGACACAGATTGGAGGGAAGCCAGGGGCTATTGGGAGAGAGATAAGGAAAGGAATGAGATGGTCTTCCACTTGGGTTCTTGGGAAGCTGATCAAAACAGAGCTGGCATGACAGCGCCACAGAGAAGTTGCAGTGGCAGCGAAGGGACAGAGAAGGAAGCTGAAGAGCCAAATGGAATTAACAAACTCCCTGAAGAGCAGGCGCGGCAATACCAATTGGATGTTCTTGAACAGGCAAAGACTAAGAACACAATTGCTTTCCTGGAAACTGGGGCAGGAAAAACACTCATTGCTGTCCTCCTTATTAGGAGTATTTCTAGTGACTTGCAGAGCAAGAACAAGAAAATGCTGGCTGTATTTCTAGTTCCTAAAGTTCCACTTGTTTATCAG CAAGCAGAAGTAATTCGTGAGAGAACGGGTTATCAAGTTGGTCACTATTGTGGTGAAATGGGCCAAGACTTCTGGGATGCACGAAGGTGGCAGCGAGAGTTTGAAACCAAACAG GTTTTAGTCATGACGGCTCAAATTCTCTTGAATATATTGAGACACAGCATAATAAAAATGGAAGCTATTGATCTACTTATTCTGGATGAATGTCATCATGCTGTCAAGAAACATCCATATTCTTTAGTGATGTCTGAGTTCTATCATACAACGTCAAAGGAGCAGAGGCCATCTGTTTTTGGAATGACAGCTTCTCCTGTTAACTTGAAGG GTGTTTCAAGCCAAATAGACTGCGCAATTAAGATTCGTAATCTAGAATGTAAGTTAGATTCAGTAGTTTGTACAGTAAAGGATCGTAAAGAGCTCGAGAGACACGTGCCAATGCCCTCAGAAGTTGTAGTTGAATATGACAAAGCTACTAGTTTGTGGTCCCTCCATGAACAGATAAAGCAAATGGAAGTGGCAGTTGAAGAAGCTGCTCAATCAagctctaggaggagtaaatgGCAATTTATGGGAGCAAGAGATGCTGGTGCAAAGGAAGAGCTGCGCCAAGTATATGGTGTATCTGAAAGAACTGAAAGTGATGGAGCTGCTAACTTAATTCAAAAGCTGAGGGCCGTCAACTATGCACTTGGAGAACTAGGACAGTGGTGTGCTTATAAG GTTGCACAATCATTTTTAGCTGGTTTACAAAATGATGAAAGAGCAAATTACCAACTAGATGTCAAATTTCAAGAATCGTATCTAAGTAAAGTTGTTTCCCTCTTGCAATGCCAATTATCTGAGGGAGCTGTAAGtgaaagtaactcaagaattggaGATTTGGTTGGTTTTGAAACTTCAGAGAGCAGTTTGTCTGAAGAGATAGAGGAGGGAGAACTTCCTGACAGTCACG TTGTCTCTGGCGGAGAACATGTTGATGTGATAATTGGAGCCGCTGTTGCTGATGGGAAAGTGACACCAAAAGTGCAGTCGTTGATTAAAATACTTCTGAAATATCAGCATACAGATGATTTTCGTGCAATCGTTTTTGTGGAACGTGTTGTGGCTGCCTTAGTTCTTCCAAAG GTTTTTGCAGAGCTTCCTTCCCTGAGTTTTATCAAGTCAGCAAGTTTGATTGGGCATAACAATAGTCAAGAGATGCGGACAAGTCAATTGCAGGATGCAATAGCAAAATTCCGAGATGGCCGT GTTACCTTGTTAGTTGCCACTAGTGTTGCTGAGGAAGGACTTGATATTAGGCAGTGCAATGTTGTCATCCGCTTTGACCTGGCAAAAACTGTTCTAGCATACATTCAGTCCAGGGGCCGAGCTAGAAAGCCTGGATCAGATTACATTTTGATGGTTGAGAG AGGAAATTTATCACATGAAGCATTTCTAAGAAATGCTAGAAATAGTGAAGAAACCTTGCGAAAAGAAGCAATTGAGAGGACGGATATTAGTCATCTTAATGGTACATCTAAGCTGGGGGAGGTGACAGAAAATACAGTCTATCAAGTGGAGTCTACGGGTGCTGTGGTCAGTTTAAATTCTGCTGTTGGACTCATCCACTTTTACTGTTCGCAGCTGCCGAGTGACAG GTACTCAATACTTCGCCCTGAGTTTATTATGCAGCGCCATGAGAAGCCAGGAGGACCTACTGGATATTCATGCAGGCTTCAGCTTCCCTGTAATGCACCATTTGAGGAACTTGAGGGTCCTGTCTGCGGCTCAATGCGTGTTGCACAACAG GCTGTCTGTTTAGCTGCTTGCAAGAAGCTCCATGAGATGGGAGCATTTACTGACATGCTCTTGCCTGACAAGGGAAGTGGGGCAGATCTTGAGAAAGttgaaaaaaatgatgaagGGGATCCGCTTCCTGGAACTGCTAGGCATAGGGAGTTCTACCCTGAAGGCGTTGCTAAAGTTCTTCAG GGAGATTGGATCTTAACTGGGAGAGATAGTTGTGACTACTCCAAATTCTTTCACCTGTATATGTATGAGGTCAAATGTGTTAATTTTGGTTCCTCAAAGGATCCATTCTTAACTCAAGTTTCAGAGTTTGCGGTGTTGTTTGGCAATGAGCTGGATGCAGAG GTGTTATCGATGTCAATGGATCTATTTATTGCTCGAACTGTAATCACAAAAGCTTCACTTATCTAtcgaggcccactagaaattactgAAATTCAG TTAGCTTTGCTCAAGAGCTTCCATGTAAGACTAATGAGCATAGTACTGGATGTGGATGTTGAACCATCCACTACTCCATGGGATCCTGCGAAGGCTTATTTATTTGTTCCAACGACCTGCAACAAAACTACTGATCCGATAAAAGATATTGACTGGGATCTGATTGAGAGAATAACAAACACAGATGCATGGCGCAATCCCATCCAGAGAGCTCGACCAGATGTTTGTCTTGGGACAAACGAGCGAGCACTAGGTGGAGACCGTAGAGAATACGGGTTTGGGAAATTGCGGCATGGAATTACCTATGGCCTTAAATCCCATCCTACTTATGGTATCCGGGGAGCTATTGCACAGTTTGATGTTGTGGAAGCTTCTGGTTTGCTTCCTAATCGAAATACCCTTGAAGTTTCTGTTCAAGGGGTTTTAAACAAGGACAAATTGATGATGGCTGATTCTTGTGTTAGTGCGGAAGATTTAGTTGGGAAGATTATTACTGCAGCTCATTCAGGAAAGAGGTTTTTTGTTGATTCTGTGCGCTATGACATGACTGCAGAAAACCCATTTCCGAGGAAAGAAGGCTACCTTGGTCCTTTGGAGTACAGCTCTTATGCTGATTACTACAAGCAAAA GTATGGAGTTCATTTGATCTTCAAACAACAACCTCTAATAAGAGGCCGTGGTGTTTCATATTGCAAGAATCTTCTCTCCCCTCGGTTTGAACATGCAGAAG CTCATGACAATGAATCTGATGAGAACCTGGATAAGACATACTATGTTTTTCTCCCTCCTGAGCTGTGTTTTGTACATCCTCTTCCTGGATCGCTAGTACGGGGTGCTCAAAGATTGCCATCAATTATGAGAAGGGTCGAAAGTATGCTGCTTGCAGTGCAGCTTAAGCATATAATTGGTCATCCAGTCCCTGCTTCAAAG ATACTGGAAGCTTTGACTGCTGCTTCTTGCCAGGAGACTTTCTGCTATGAACGAGCAGAACTATTGGGTGATGCTTATTTGAAATGGGTTGTTAGTCGATTTCTTTTTCTCCAGTATCCCCAGAAACATGAAGGCCAACTCACTCGAATGAGGCAGCAAATGGTCAGCAACATGGTGCTGTATCAGTATGCATTAAATAAGGGGCTTCAATCATACATTCAAGCAGATCGGTTTGCTCCATCTAGATGGGCTGCTCCAGGGGTGCTGCCTGTctttgatgaagaaatgaaggaaacagAAGCATCACTTTTTGATCCACAAGTTTTACATGATGACACGAGGGCAGGGAAGGATCTGGATGATGGTTTATATGAAGATGATGAACTTGAAGACGGTGAGCTGGAAAGCGATTCAAGTTCATATCGCGTCCTCTCTAGCAAAACACTGGCTGATGTTGTTGAGGCACTAATTGGTGTGTATTATGTTGAAGGtgggaaaattgcagcaaaccaCGTGATGAAATGGATTGGCATAGAGGTAGATTTTGATTTAAAGGAGAGTGATTATCTTATTAGGCCCAATAGTGTTCCAGAGAATGTTTTGAGGAGCATTGACTTTGATGTGTTGGAAACTACTTTGAACATCAAATTCATTGATAGGAGCTTATTGGTAGAGGCTATTACTCATGCTTCACGCCCTTCCTCTGGGGTGTCTTGTTACCAACGACTGGAGTTTGTAGGTGATGCTGTGTTGGATCATCTCATTACAAGACACTTATTCTTTACATATACAGATCTGCCTCCAGGACGCTTAACTGATTTGCGAGCCGCTGCTGTGAACAATGAAAATTTTGCACGTGTTGCTGTTAAACATAATCTTCATACACACCTTCGACATGGATCGAGTGCCCTTGAAAAACAG ATACGAGATTTTGTGAAAGAGGTCCAGAATGAGTTGTCGAAGCCAGGGTTTAACTCCTTTGGTTTAGGGGACTGCAAAGCTCCAAAAGTATTGGGCGATATTGTTGAATCAATTGCTGGTGCTGTCTTCCTTGACAGTGGGCGTGATACTGCAGCTGTATGGAGG GTATTCCAACCCCTACTGGAACCAATGGTCACTCCAGAAACCCTTCCAATGCATCCGGTAAGAGAACTGCAAGAAAGATGCCAGCAACAGGCTGAGGGCCTCGAATATAAAGCTACTAGGAGTGGCAATTTGGCAACAGTGGAAGTCTATGTTGATGGTGTTCAGGTTGGATTAGCTCAAAATCCACAAAAGAAAATGGCACAAAAATTGGCTGCTCGAAATGCCCTTGTTGCACTGAAGGAAAAGGAGAAAGCTGAAGCTAAGGAGAATGATACTGATGACGGCAAAAGGAGGAGGAATGGGAGCCAAACGTTTACAAGGCAGACACTAAACGATATCTGTTTGCGGAGAAATTGGCCAATGCCATCATATCG GCGCGTCCATGAAGGTGGCCCTGCACATGCAAAAAGGTTCACTTATGCAGTTTGTGTTAAAACTTCTGATAGGGGATGGACGGATGAATGTATTGGAGATCCCATGCCAAGTGTCAAAAAAGCGAAGGATTCTGCTGCAGTTCTTCTCTTAGAATTGCTTAACAAGTGGTATGCGTGA